AACAAACAAACGATTATGGAACGCCTACTCGCACGCCAAACACCTGCAGACGTAGTCGACAACTATTTGAAACATTATATTGAAGAAGTGTCCTACCGAAAGCAATGCGAGCATGTCTTTGAAAACATAGACCTCCAGCAAACCTCCGAATCCGTACGGACAACCATGCTCAGCTATATGCCAACACCGGCCAATTAGTTATCCCGTTACATAGGAAGAGACTCACCTATTCGATGTAGGTCGAGTCTCTTTTTACGTTTTCATGTTGTAGAACGCTGTTTTTTTCGTAGAGCCATCTTTCCGCCAAGCAAGGACACAGGAATAACGATCAAAAGCCCAATTACCTGATACCAGGTAGCTATGCCAGGGTTTGAAATAAAAGAATCAAATTCAATTCCAGCCCCAATTACACCAATACAAGCTGCATTGATAAGCTCTGCCCGCCTGGCTACCCTTGCTGCCACATAGCCACCGAAGAATGACCACAGCATGCCAACAACCATAAACAAGATCAGCCAGCCGATGTGATTATACACTTGTATTAACTCTTCTTTATCCCCTTCATGAAGAGACAAATATATGCTGCCCATTAACCCCGAAGACATAAATGTCCCCAAATTATCAACGATCACACCTGCAATAATACCTAACAGATGAAACGTTTTCTCCGTTTTCTCTTCCATGTCTTGCTCATACCTCTCCTTGAGACTTGCCGCTGCTTCCCCATCATAACATGGGATACCAGTACATTCCAGTTTTGCCGTCACCCGTGCCTTTGTTCAATCGGTACATTCACAGGCACATCAAACATCCATATCCAGAACACGCATAATACAACGGATATTCCATATGTCAATATCGGGCGCTTGTGGTGCAGCCGCAAGATCGGAAACATCGTCACATCGAAGGCAGCCGACCACCACAAGTTCCAGCCATGCTGATAGATCATCCGGTCATTCGTTGTAAAAAACCACTCAATGAGCACATAAATAAGGATCCATTTTACATGATGAATAACGGCTTTGAATGTATCGGACTCTGGATAAGCACTTAGGAAAAGCAGTGCAGTACTAGGAAACGTAATGAACGAATAGATCATCTCCGTAATGCTATGATTGGGAAAAAAGTCCGGCTTCATCTTCCAAAGAAAATAATTAGCCGTAAGGAAATTATATGTCACATTACCCACTGCAAAAAACATCATGGTCGTGTGATATTTACTCCATTCTCTCCAAACACCTTTCCGCCAAACAATAATAGCTACTAGAAGTGCTAATGCAAAGTGCAATTCGATCCCACCCAAAACGTTGTATTCCTATAATCTCCATTCGTTCAAAGTTTCATGTGTATATGCTGGAACCTTCTGTATGTATGAGCTCCTAGGGCTATTCGCCTATTTTGTATCCATAAGGGCATTCGCACAATCCCTCAATTCGCCCATACACTCAGGCTATCTTCCCATATACTAACCATGTAACAACAACCCATCAACGAAAGGATGATTTGAATGTCTAACGTAACTGGTGCAGGTGTAGGGTATACTTCTTCCGCGGCGATTCTCGTGCTCTTCATTCTATTGGTCATTATCACAAGCGCTTTTGCTTGGTAAGCAATTCCTTCCCTTAACCATATAACCTATTCACGAAAGGATGATTCGAATGTCTAACTTAGCAGGTGCAGGTGTTGGCTACACGTCTTCCGCAGCGATTCTCGTGCTGTTCATTCTCCTGGTCATTATCACTAGTGCTTTCGCTTGGTAAGCATTGACTTCCCTTGACTATATAATTCATAAAACGAAAGGATGATTTGAATGTCTAACTTAGCAGGTGCAGGTGTTGGTTACACGTCTTCCGCAGCAATTCTCGTTCTGTTTATTCTCCTGGTCATTATTACTAGTGCTTTCGCTTGGTAAGCATTGACTTTCCTTGGCAATAGACAAAAAGAAATGAAATAAGGTTACAAATTCAAGGGCTGCTTTGCATAATTGCAAGCGGCCCTTTGTCTATAATTTGGATATGAACCAGTAGACCGTTCAAGAGAACCGTAGAAAGGAAATACTCTGCCTTGAGCCGACCTAGCAGTAGCTTTCGCTCTTGTATGAACCTGAGCAGCAGCTTTCATTTTACATATAACCCCAATTCGAGAAACTTTTACACCATAAACTCAGTCTATATTAGTAAGTAATTCATAGCAAAGGAGCTGTTACTTTGAAAAAAATCGTTCTCATTCTTCAGTTAATCCTGGTTATCCTAACTCTCGAAGAGAATTTCGGCGTTAATGCAGATTGGCAGCAATGGTGCGAGTCCCAGTGGTAACATCTTCTTCATTGAATCCTTTCATTGTGAATTTCGTATGTTATACATAGTTATACTTGAGAAACTGGAGGTATTTCAAAATGCGAATTGAAGATGCGATAAAAGAAAAATTCAGATGTACAAAATGCAGCGGCACAAACTGCCGAACTAAAGAAGTTGCTATGACCGGAACAGGACTAAGTAAGATGTTTGATATTCAGCACAACCACTTCCTGTTTGTATCGTGTGAAGGCTGCGGATTTGTTGAAGTATACAACCCCAGCATACTCGAAGGAAAGTCGCGCGGACAGCTAGGTACGATTATGGATATTTTGTTTGGCTAGATTGAGCCAAGAATCCGCTGATTTCTGAACAATTGATTAGAAATATCAAATTCCGTAACTTCCATGATCAAACTTATCGAAGAGGTTACGAGTCAAAGTTCGGTACTTTGATATTCAGTTAGGTCTCACGAAGTGAATCCTCTATCTTTTTTCATCCATAGGGCGTGCGGATTGGATAATTTTCCCATTATGAAACATAACATCCATCATATCTTGACTGGTTGTAGACTCCAAGTTCACAAAAACAAGACACCCTTGCAGTAATTTACATCCTTGTTTCTCTATATTAGCAACCTTATAAATTTGACTAGGGTCATGTACCTTTGAGTAATCCAGTGCTTGATGTTTGTACTGCCAATAATCCCACATGGACAGATTATGCTTGTTGTAAAACAAGTAGGAACCTGCAAATTCTGCAATAAGTAATACATTTATCAGAACAATAGCGATCTGTGTAAATTTACGAATATTATATTTGATACTAATAAGAATTAATATAAACAGAAGAAGACCAATGAATAATTCTATCATTATGTGTTTCACCTATATATTAAATAATACCTCTAGATACCTATAGACTAATCATATCACCAATACATTTCTGATCACAATAAAAATACCACTTCTTCAATGGCACGAATAGCCAAGGAAGAAATGGTATTTATAGTTTAAATTTCTAAAACTTTACAAATCACTCTCAAAGCTCCTTACCCTCTCAAGAAACCTTGTGCTCGATCCGAAGCTTATCCGCCACCATCGCGATGAATTCCGAGTTGGATGGCTTCGATTTCGATATACTAATCGTGTACCCAAAAATAAAGCTGATGCTGTCTATAATGAAGCCTTACTCATTAAGGGTTTTGGGAACATCATCTGTCAAAATATCTATTTTATATTTTTATCAACACAATCCAAATATTTATTGGCTTCTACTGCTAAATTTAATGGGCAAAATTGCCTTGATTTAAAAATAGGCTAACTGTTGTTTTCTGTCAACCCAACTAATCTCTTCACAAATAAATTAAATTTACTTTTAATCACTAGTGTTGCATAAAAAAACCACAAGCCAATTGTCACATTATTCTGAATAAAATTCTCGGCTCATAGACCAAAAGGTCGAAGTCCTGTCAGAAGGTAGCCTTTATCCATTTGGTAATTTTATGGTAATTGCTTCGTTTTAGCACCAACATCCAGCTTTATTTCGACTTTCACCCACTTGCGGACCTTCTTTCCGGTTGTCGATCTATCTGATCGATCCAGGTTTGAACTGGTTCCCAAAGTAAGGTCCTGAGCCACCGGTAGATTTGTAGCAAACTATGCTTCGACTGTGTTTCTAATTTCACCAACACCAGTAAGCAAAACGCGATTAACGCAGTCCAAACCTGGTTCATCACGGCCCGTTCAGTGGTTCCGTAGAACTTCTTAATCCGAATATGTTGCTTCAACCATTTGAAGAATGTCTGTCGGGTAAAGAATTGGCGCGGTGTCGTTTGCGACCCGTTTCCAGCCCCTCCCCATAAGAACTGCTCGTGAGGTTTTCCCTCAAGCAGCTCACCCAGTAAACTTCTTCAAAAGGGTTATGAGACCTATCAAATGGCGATCACTTTCATCGGTATCCTTCTACGTTCTTGAGGGGATGGACTTTCCAATCCCAATATAGTCCCAATACACCGTAGAGGTACTCATTACTCCATCTTCGCCATCCGACACTACGCTTTCTTCTCCGTTTTCTTCTCGTCAGCAAGGTTCGTATTTTCATCTCCGTGTAGTCACGCACCTCGCTAAATGCATCACTCGAATTGCCAACCCGAAAATAATTCACCCATCCAGCTAATACGGCATTGATCCGTTTCACCATGTCTTTTGCCGGGGTTGCCCCGCCATTTTGGATTAGCTCGCGGATTCGCGCCTTGACTGCAATGCGTGCTTTCTTCTTCGGTGTCATGAGGATGAAGTATCCAGTTCCACTACGGTTTGGTACTCGCCTTAAGTCAAATCCAAGGAAAGCAAATGCCTCGCCTTTCAGGACGTTAACCATCCGAGTTTTCTCCAGATTTAGTTCTACACCCAACGGTTTCAGCTGTTCCTGAAGTCTTTTAAGAGCTAGTTCAGCCCACCCTTGTTTGCTGGAGTGTCCGCTTACGGTGATCACCATATCATCGGCAAATCGATGGTAATTGACCGCTTCGTAACTGCCTTCTGCCGTTTTACGCCGAATGGCATCAAATGCCCAGTCTACCTCATTCAGGTAGATATTCGAAGCTAATGGAGAAAACGGCCCACCTTGGGGTACGCCGATCTTTCCCGCCGCTTTTATCACCTGTTTGATCAGGTGCATCACTTGTGGGTCTTGGATGCGCTTCGACATCTTCTCCAGTAGAATCGAGTGCCGGATTGTATCAAAGTATCGGGATAAATCGACATCGATTACATTGGTCATGCGTCGCAGTACACTTCGTCTCACTTCGGCTAATGCTTGGTGAGGTGAGCGCTTCGGTCGAAATCCATACGAATTTGGGCAGAAGTCAGCTTCAAAGATCGCTTCGAGAATCAATTTTAGAGCACCTTGTACAACGCGATCCCGGATTACGGGAATTTGTAAAGTTCGCATTTTGCCGTTCGCCTTCGGTATATCTACCTTCCGGTTGGCTTGAGGTTGGTACGTTCCCGTTTGGAGTTCTTCTTGGATGCCTTCGAGAAACGGGATAACACCCTCTTTTTCCACGTCTGCGAAGCTTTGTCCGTCTATGCCTGCGGCACCGCCGTTTTTCTTCGCATGTCGGTACGCTTCATGGAGAGTCGTTATGCTGGTTATGTGGGTAAATAGACCCCAGAACCGATGCGTAGGTTCAGACTTCGCCTTTTGATATATCCGTTGCCTCAGTTCCTGCAGACTGATGGGTGTTTTTGTCATTTTCACCCTTGCCTCCTTTGGTTATACGGATTTGTTTACCGGTCCGGACCCTTCCCTCCCCGCGCGTTT
This genomic window from Paenibacillus hexagrammi contains:
- the ltrA gene encoding group II intron reverse transcriptase/maturase, translated to MTKTPISLQELRQRIYQKAKSEPTHRFWGLFTHITSITTLHEAYRHAKKNGGAAGIDGQSFADVEKEGVIPFLEGIQEELQTGTYQPQANRKVDIPKANGKMRTLQIPVIRDRVVQGALKLILEAIFEADFCPNSYGFRPKRSPHQALAEVRRSVLRRMTNVIDVDLSRYFDTIRHSILLEKMSKRIQDPQVMHLIKQVIKAAGKIGVPQGGPFSPLASNIYLNEVDWAFDAIRRKTAEGSYEAVNYHRFADDMVITVSGHSSKQGWAELALKRLQEQLKPLGVELNLEKTRMVNVLKGEAFAFLGFDLRRVPNRSGTGYFILMTPKKKARIAVKARIRELIQNGGATPAKDMVKRINAVLAGWVNYFRVGNSSDAFSEVRDYTEMKIRTLLTRRKRRRKRSVGWRRWSNEYLYGVLGLYWDWKVHPLKNVEGYR
- a CDS encoding YjcZ family sporulation protein; this encodes MSNVTGAGVGYTSSAAILVLFILLVIITSAFAW
- a CDS encoding zinc ribbon domain-containing protein gives rise to the protein MRIEDAIKEKFRCTKCSGTNCRTKEVAMTGTGLSKMFDIQHNHFLFVSCEGCGFVEVYNPSILEGKSRGQLGTIMDILFG
- a CDS encoding YjcZ family sporulation protein is translated as MSNLAGAGVGYTSSAAILVLFILLVIITSAFAW
- a CDS encoding CBO0543 family protein — encoded protein: MHFALALLVAIIVWRKGVWREWSKYHTTMMFFAVGNVTYNFLTANYFLWKMKPDFFPNHSITEMIYSFITFPSTALLFLSAYPESDTFKAVIHHVKWILIYVLIEWFFTTNDRMIYQHGWNLWWSAAFDVTMFPILRLHHKRPILTYGISVVLCVFWIWMFDVPVNVPIEQRHG
- a CDS encoding YjcZ family sporulation protein is translated as MSNLAGAGVGYTSSAAILVLFILLVIITSAFAW